A single window of Streptomyces sp. NBC_00464 DNA harbors:
- a CDS encoding LacI family DNA-binding transcriptional regulator, with product MPGPTPDAPHDARPTLEAVAARAGVSRATASRVVNGGAGVRQPLVDQVRKAVEELGYIPNHAARTLVTRRNGAVAVIIDEPEVRIFSDPFFSQHIRGISRELSVYDAQLVLLLVEGSGDFERVTRYLAGGHVDGVLAFSLHTDDELPAVIRRFRVPTVYGGRPGRPGAASELAVPYVDCDNRGGAREAVRHLVSLGRRNIAHIAGPRDQTSALDRIDGYADVLPDGDPALVADGDFTTEGGARAMTQLLERRPELDAVFAANDLMASGALRVLREHGRRVPQDVALVGFDDMESVADATDPPLTTVRQDVVGMGRLMVRLLMERLNDGTSGGDSVITPTELIRRASA from the coding sequence TTGCCCGGTCCGACCCCCGATGCCCCTCACGACGCGCGCCCCACGCTGGAGGCGGTGGCGGCCCGCGCCGGAGTGTCCCGGGCGACCGCCTCCCGAGTGGTGAACGGCGGTGCGGGGGTGCGGCAGCCTCTCGTGGACCAGGTCCGCAAGGCGGTCGAGGAGCTCGGCTACATACCGAATCACGCCGCCCGGACCCTGGTGACCCGGCGCAACGGGGCCGTCGCCGTGATCATCGACGAACCCGAGGTCCGGATCTTCTCCGACCCCTTCTTCTCCCAGCACATCCGCGGCATCAGTCGTGAACTCAGCGTGTACGACGCCCAGCTGGTCCTGCTCCTGGTGGAGGGCAGCGGGGACTTCGAGCGGGTCACCCGCTATCTGGCCGGCGGCCATGTCGACGGGGTGCTCGCCTTCTCGCTGCACACCGACGACGAACTGCCCGCGGTCATCAGGAGGTTCCGGGTGCCGACCGTCTACGGTGGCCGGCCGGGGCGGCCCGGCGCGGCCTCGGAGCTCGCGGTCCCCTATGTGGACTGCGACAACCGCGGCGGCGCCCGCGAGGCCGTACGCCACCTGGTCTCGCTCGGCCGCAGGAACATCGCCCACATCGCCGGCCCGCGCGACCAGACATCGGCGCTCGACCGGATCGACGGCTACGCCGACGTGCTGCCCGACGGCGATCCCGCCCTGGTCGCGGACGGCGACTTCACCACCGAGGGCGGCGCCCGGGCGATGACACAGTTGCTGGAGCGACGGCCGGAACTGGACGCCGTATTCGCCGCCAACGATCTGATGGCCTCCGGCGCCCTGCGGGTGCTGCGCGAACACGGCCGCCGGGTACCGCAGGACGTGGCCCTGGTCGGGTTCGACGACATGGAGTCGGTTGCCGACGCCACCGATCCGCCCCTGACGACGGTCCGTCAGGATGTAGTGGGAATGGGCAGGTTGATGGTACGGCTCCTGATGGAGCGACTCAACGACGGGACCTCCGGCGGCGATTCGGTGATCACGCCGACCGAGCTGATCCGGCGCGCCTCGGCGTGA
- a CDS encoding oxygenase MpaB family protein, protein MSSEKDRGADPAPPPPGGVLWSLAGDVRALLMLPAALTLQVAHPAVGAGVDEHSVFRTDPWGRGERSLSSLQLWVYGGEEAAEEGRRLRRLHRTIQGTDTRGRPYHALSPANYAWVHATGFPVFRHGARYLVRPLGREQERALYREWLQVGRVLGIHDRDMPQTIEEFWPYYRGMLADEVERTVVVEELVATGVPVPPPDRGPLVLRLLLRALWPVLLPPLAGFRSFLTVGLMPPDAREAIGLEWTDTQERRLRRFCTVVRVVVPVLPERLRYLPRARRARAAHRDVRRRGVR, encoded by the coding sequence ATGAGCAGCGAGAAGGACAGGGGCGCTGATCCCGCACCGCCGCCGCCCGGCGGAGTGCTGTGGAGCCTGGCCGGCGACGTCCGGGCCCTGCTGATGCTGCCGGCGGCCCTCACCCTTCAGGTGGCCCACCCCGCGGTCGGTGCGGGCGTCGACGAACACTCCGTCTTCCGCACGGACCCGTGGGGGCGCGGGGAACGCTCCCTGAGCTCGCTCCAACTCTGGGTGTACGGCGGCGAGGAGGCCGCCGAGGAGGGGCGCAGGCTCCGTCGGCTGCACCGCACCATTCAGGGCACGGACACCCGCGGCCGCCCGTACCACGCGCTGTCACCGGCGAACTACGCATGGGTGCACGCGACGGGCTTTCCGGTGTTCCGGCACGGGGCGCGCTACCTCGTCCGTCCGCTCGGCCGGGAGCAGGAGCGGGCGCTGTACCGGGAGTGGCTGCAGGTGGGCCGGGTGCTCGGGATCCACGACCGGGACATGCCGCAGACGATCGAGGAGTTCTGGCCCTATTACCGCGGCATGCTCGCGGACGAGGTCGAACGGACCGTCGTCGTCGAGGAGCTCGTCGCCACGGGTGTTCCCGTGCCGCCCCCGGACCGGGGGCCCCTGGTGCTCCGGTTGCTGCTGCGGGCCCTGTGGCCGGTGCTGCTGCCGCCGCTGGCAGGGTTCCGCAGCTTCCTCACCGTCGGGCTCATGCCGCCGGACGCACGCGAGGCGATCGGCCTGGAGTGGACGGACACGCAGGAGCGCAGACTGCGGCGGTTCTGCACCGTGGTACGGGTGGTCGTGCCGGTGCTGCCGGAACGGCTGAGGTATCTGCCGCGGGCCCGGCGCGCACGGGCGGCCCACCGTGACGTGCGGCGGCGCGGAGTCCGCTGA
- a CDS encoding oxygenase MpaB family protein: protein MGRYSRLHEIRRMDPARDYAEILRLISQYEFPWDYRQGVSVAFLRDYGVPRISVLLDRTQEFERAGQKRYDDTVLIGYEMAAEGFDSERARAAARHLNRIHGKYSIPNDDFRYVLATTVVGPKRWIDRFGWRPLCTQEVQALVEVGRKMASVMGIADVPDTYEGFERLLDSYEEQMFAYDPANRRVANASFRVMAGWYPRPLRPLVARFSLALLDEPLLRALGFRPQPQWAQASASAALRLRARCVRRLPARPRRFPSRPQPRSYPFGWRLDDLGPHWARNRPLEPLPDEAGGTPDGSNRQRAAAPDSGGRTPAPECRRRAGNS from the coding sequence ATGGGCCGGTACAGCCGTCTGCACGAGATACGCCGGATGGATCCGGCGCGCGACTACGCCGAGATCCTTCGGCTGATCTCCCAGTACGAGTTCCCCTGGGACTACCGGCAGGGGGTGAGCGTCGCCTTCCTCCGGGACTACGGCGTCCCGCGGATCTCCGTGCTTCTCGACCGGACCCAGGAGTTCGAACGGGCCGGGCAGAAGCGGTACGACGACACGGTGCTGATCGGGTACGAGATGGCCGCCGAGGGCTTCGACTCGGAGCGCGCGCGGGCGGCCGCGCGCCATCTGAACCGGATCCACGGAAAGTACAGCATCCCGAACGACGACTTCCGCTACGTCCTGGCAACCACGGTCGTGGGCCCGAAACGCTGGATCGACCGGTTCGGCTGGCGCCCTCTGTGCACCCAGGAGGTGCAGGCGCTGGTGGAGGTCGGCCGCAAGATGGCCTCGGTCATGGGCATCGCGGATGTGCCCGACACATACGAGGGGTTCGAGCGGCTCCTCGACTCCTACGAGGAGCAGATGTTCGCGTACGACCCGGCCAACCGGCGGGTCGCGAACGCCTCCTTCCGCGTCATGGCCGGCTGGTATCCGCGTCCGTTACGGCCCCTGGTGGCCAGGTTCTCGCTCGCCCTGCTCGACGAGCCGCTGCTCAGGGCGCTGGGCTTCCGGCCGCAACCGCAGTGGGCGCAGGCCTCGGCCTCGGCAGCCCTGCGCCTGCGCGCCCGGTGCGTACGCCGGCTGCCGGCCCGGCCGCGCCGCTTCCCCTCGCGCCCGCAGCCCCGTTCGTACCCCTTCGGCTGGCGGCTCGACGACCTCGGACCGCACTGGGCCCGCAACCGCCCCCTGGAGCCGCTGCCCGACGAGGCCGGCGGGACCCCCGACGGCTCTAACCGGCAGCGAGCAGCGGCACCAGATAGCGGCGGGCGAACTCCCGCACCTGAGTGTCGTCGTCGAGCTGGAAACAGCTGA
- a CDS encoding TetR/AcrR family transcriptional regulator: MTARSTDGTRLAVALSAAPPSDALSEQILDAAREQFMTFGLRRSTVDDVAKRARVSRVTVYRRIGNKDSLVSACLLREYRRFLVEVDNAVAALPTTEDRLVEGFTAVLRHIREHPLIGGLLRLEPETMLPFLTLESGPAFLAIRGYLADRLREARRAEGRPATDPTPVAELMVRITVSFLLSPVSCFQLDDDTQVREFARRYLVPLLAAG, translated from the coding sequence ATGACGGCACGGAGCACCGACGGGACACGGCTGGCGGTGGCGCTCAGCGCGGCGCCGCCGTCCGACGCGCTGAGCGAGCAGATCCTGGACGCCGCACGCGAGCAGTTCATGACCTTCGGGCTGCGCCGCTCCACCGTCGACGACGTCGCCAAGCGTGCCAGGGTCTCGCGGGTGACCGTGTACCGGCGGATCGGCAACAAGGACAGCCTCGTCTCCGCCTGTCTGCTGCGTGAGTACCGCCGCTTCCTGGTGGAGGTGGACAATGCGGTGGCCGCCCTGCCGACGACGGAGGACCGGCTCGTCGAGGGCTTCACCGCGGTTCTGCGCCACATCCGCGAGCATCCGCTCATCGGTGGTCTGCTGCGGCTGGAGCCCGAGACCATGCTGCCCTTCCTGACCCTGGAGAGCGGCCCGGCCTTCCTCGCCATCCGCGGGTACCTGGCCGACCGGCTGCGTGAGGCCCGGCGAGCGGAGGGCCGGCCGGCGACCGATCCGACCCCGGTGGCCGAACTGATGGTGCGGATCACCGTCTCCTTCCTCCTCAGCCCCGTCAGCTGTTTCCAGCTCGACGACGACACTCAGGTGCGGGAGTTCGCCCGCCGCTATCTGGTGCCGCTGCTCGCTGCCGGTTAG
- a CDS encoding NADPH:quinone reductase, giving the protein MLASWYDDQGPAADVLHVGELPDPIPGPGEVRVRVTVSGVNPGDTKKRRGWLGSTMPFQRVIPHSDAAGVVDTVGEGVDARCVGQRVWVYGAQSYRPFGTAAQYTVVPADLTASLPDHLGDELGASLGIPGITAHRTVFADGPVDGKLVLVHGVLGGVGSLAAQLAHWAGATVLATVRRGEDLHRIDPSVVAHAVALDSGDPAAEIRTYAPKGVHRIVEVSLSDNADLDCAVAANDAVIAAYATRADQTEIPFWPLLFNNVTLRLLGSDDFPAAARRQAARDLTAAAAAGALTVDIGDRFPLEEMAKAHDRVDAGGRGRTLVTIPQRSS; this is encoded by the coding sequence ATGCTTGCTTCCTGGTACGACGACCAGGGACCCGCCGCCGATGTCCTGCACGTCGGCGAACTCCCTGATCCCATCCCCGGACCCGGTGAGGTACGCGTCCGTGTCACCGTCTCGGGCGTCAACCCCGGCGACACCAAGAAACGGCGCGGCTGGCTCGGCTCGACGATGCCCTTTCAACGCGTGATCCCGCACAGCGACGCCGCCGGGGTCGTCGACACCGTAGGAGAAGGCGTGGACGCACGCTGCGTCGGGCAGCGGGTCTGGGTATACGGCGCCCAGTCCTACCGGCCCTTCGGCACCGCCGCCCAGTACACCGTCGTCCCCGCCGACCTGACCGCTTCCCTGCCCGACCACCTCGGCGACGAGCTCGGGGCGAGCCTGGGCATCCCCGGCATCACCGCGCACCGCACCGTATTCGCCGACGGCCCGGTCGACGGAAAGCTCGTCCTGGTGCACGGTGTGCTCGGCGGGGTCGGCTCCCTGGCCGCCCAGCTCGCTCACTGGGCAGGTGCCACTGTGCTCGCCACCGTCCGGCGCGGGGAGGACCTGCACCGCATCGACCCCTCCGTGGTAGCGCACGCCGTCGCCCTCGACTCAGGCGACCCGGCGGCGGAGATCCGCACGTACGCACCCAAGGGAGTCCACCGCATCGTCGAGGTGTCCCTGTCCGACAACGCCGACCTGGACTGCGCCGTTGCCGCGAACGACGCGGTCATCGCCGCCTACGCCACCCGCGCCGACCAGACAGAGATCCCCTTCTGGCCGCTGCTGTTCAACAACGTCACCCTCCGCCTGCTCGGCAGCGACGACTTCCCCGCCGCGGCCAGGAGGCAGGCCGCCCGTGACCTCACTGCCGCAGCCGCCGCAGGCGCCCTCACGGTGGACATCGGCGACCGTTTCCCGCTGGAGGAGATGGCCAAGGCACACGACCGCGTCGACGCCGGCGGCCGCGGCCGCACCCTGGTCACCATCCCCCAGCGATCCAGCTGA
- a CDS encoding PadR family transcriptional regulator, protein MLELAILGFLAEGSLSGHELRRRVSRLTGYTRPVSDGSLYPAINRLTRAGLIERRADPAAGAARYVLSLTVAGRADMMQRLRKPADHEITDFTRFYIVLAFLSHLPDEAEQHAVLRRRLEFLEEPASFFYDNDRPLRAEEITDPYRRGMLLTARATSRAERTWLREALGEKPPALDTSVTESDPHAPAAPAS, encoded by the coding sequence ATGCTGGAACTAGCGATACTCGGCTTCTTGGCTGAGGGCTCCCTGTCCGGACACGAGCTGCGCCGCCGTGTCTCACGGCTGACTGGCTACACGCGGCCGGTCAGCGACGGCAGCCTGTATCCGGCGATCAACCGTCTGACCAGGGCGGGCTTGATCGAGCGGCGCGCCGACCCGGCCGCGGGGGCGGCCCGGTACGTGCTCAGCCTGACAGTGGCCGGGCGGGCCGACATGATGCAGCGTCTACGCAAGCCCGCTGACCACGAGATCACCGACTTCACCCGGTTCTACATCGTCCTGGCATTTCTCTCCCACCTGCCGGACGAGGCCGAACAGCACGCGGTGCTGCGCAGACGGCTGGAGTTCCTGGAAGAACCGGCGAGCTTCTTCTACGACAATGACCGGCCCCTGCGTGCCGAGGAGATCACCGACCCCTACCGGCGCGGCATGCTGCTCACCGCCCGCGCCACCAGCCGCGCCGAACGGACCTGGCTGCGCGAGGCCCTCGGCGAGAAACCGCCCGCACTCGACACCTCGGTCACCGAAAGTGACCCCCATGCTCCCGCTGCTCCCGCGAGCTGA
- a CDS encoding macro domain-containing protein, whose translation MSEITYVRGDATSPHGKGVKLIVHVCNDLGGWGKGFVLALSRRWPEPEAAYRRWHRERSGNDFALGAVQFVQVSPYIWVANTVGQRGMRTGSNGVPVRYEAIDTALGAVADRALELGASVHMPRIGCGLAGGKWSRIEPLIEKRLTGRDIPVTVYDFD comes from the coding sequence ATGTCCGAGATCACTTACGTACGCGGCGACGCGACCTCCCCCCACGGCAAGGGCGTCAAGCTGATCGTGCATGTCTGCAACGACCTCGGCGGCTGGGGCAAGGGGTTCGTCCTGGCCCTCTCGCGTCGCTGGCCCGAACCCGAAGCGGCCTATCGCCGATGGCACCGCGAGCGCTCGGGCAACGACTTCGCCCTCGGCGCCGTGCAGTTCGTGCAGGTGAGCCCGTACATCTGGGTGGCGAACACCGTGGGCCAGCGAGGCATGCGCACGGGGAGCAACGGGGTCCCGGTGCGTTACGAGGCGATCGACACGGCTCTGGGGGCTGTGGCCGACCGGGCCCTTGAGCTGGGGGCCTCGGTCCACATGCCGCGGATCGGCTGCGGGCTGGCGGGCGGGAAGTGGTCCCGGATCGAGCCCCTGATCGAGAAGCGGCTGACCGGACGGGACATACCGGTGACGGTGTACGACTTCGATTAG
- a CDS encoding MerR family transcriptional regulator — protein sequence MATEGEEPKLTVDELAARAGVTVRTVRFYSTRGLLPPPVIGPRRVGHYGHEHLSRLALIEELQHQGMTLAAIERYLEQLPPDLSAHDLAIHRALVASWAPDSAEEATRAELERRSGRPLSPEDIDRLAAMGVLERSGADDGVYRVDPGLLRLGVELLDVPIAHETILAARTVLLEHTRSVAHELSRLFRDEVWGPYRERESDPEHLKAMKSLSAHMQPLVLQALVTAFQRSLKEELRAAFAAE from the coding sequence ATGGCGACCGAGGGCGAGGAGCCGAAGCTCACCGTCGACGAACTGGCGGCACGCGCCGGGGTGACCGTGCGCACGGTGCGCTTCTACAGCACCCGTGGGCTGCTGCCGCCTCCGGTCATCGGGCCGCGCCGGGTCGGGCACTACGGGCACGAGCACCTCTCCCGGCTGGCGCTCATCGAGGAACTCCAGCACCAGGGCATGACGCTCGCCGCGATCGAACGCTATCTGGAGCAGTTGCCGCCCGATCTGAGCGCCCACGATCTGGCCATCCACCGGGCCCTGGTGGCGTCGTGGGCGCCCGATTCGGCGGAGGAGGCGACCCGTGCGGAGTTGGAACGGCGCTCGGGGCGGCCGCTGTCGCCGGAGGACATCGACCGGCTGGCCGCGATGGGAGTGCTGGAGCGGTCCGGAGCGGATGACGGTGTGTACCGGGTGGACCCGGGCCTGCTGCGGCTCGGCGTGGAACTGCTCGACGTGCCGATCGCACACGAGACGATCCTCGCCGCCCGTACGGTCCTGCTGGAACACACCCGCTCGGTCGCGCACGAGCTCAGCCGGCTGTTCCGGGACGAGGTGTGGGGTCCGTACCGGGAACGGGAGTCGGATCCGGAGCACCTCAAGGCGATGAAGTCGCTGTCCGCGCACATGCAGCCACTCGTGCTGCAGGCACTGGTGACCGCCTTCCAGCGCTCGCTCAAGGAGGAGCTGCGGGCCGCCTTCGCGGCCGAGTAG
- a CDS encoding 3-hydroxyacyl-CoA dehydrogenase NAD-binding domain-containing protein has translation MTESTTIRWEQDETGVVTLVLDDPNQSANTMNQAFRDSIEAVADRAEAEKDSIRGIIYASAKKTFFAGGDLKDMIRIGPENAQAAFDAGTAIKRSLRRIETLGKPVVAAINGAALGGGYEIALASHHRIALDAPGSRIGLPEVTLGLLPAGGGVTRTVRLMGIADALLKVLLQGTQYTPQRALENGLVHEVATSREEMLEKARAFIDANPESQQPWDVKGYRIPGGTPSNPKFAANLPAFPSNLKKQLAGAPMPAPRNILAAAVEGSQVDFETALTIEARYFTELVTGQVSKNMIQAFFFDLQAVNSGASRPKGIEERQVRKVAVLGAGMMGAGIAYSCARAGIDVVLKDVSTEAAAKGKAYSEKLLDKALSRGRTTEAKRDELLARITPTGDPADLAGCDAVIEAVFEDTALKHKVFQEIQDIIEPDALLCSNTSTLPITVLAEGVSRPVDFIGLHFFSPVDKMPLVEIIKGEKTGDEALARAFDLVRRIKKTPIVVNDSRGFFTSRVIGQFINEGVAMVGEGVEPASVEQAAAQAGYPAKVLSLMDELTLTLPRKIRNETRKAVEEAGGSWAAHPADVVIDRMVDEFGRPGRSGGGGFYEYDENGRRTRLWPGLREHFGGFGGRSPGGHSTKPDTDISFTDMQERMLFSEALDSVRCLEENVLITVADANIGSIMGIGFPAWTGGVLQYINGYEGGLPGFVARSRELAERYGDRFLPPALLVEKAEKGETFHD, from the coding sequence ATGACCGAGAGCACGACCATCCGCTGGGAACAGGACGAGACCGGCGTCGTCACCCTCGTACTCGACGACCCCAACCAGTCCGCCAACACGATGAACCAGGCGTTCCGGGACTCCATCGAGGCCGTCGCCGACCGGGCCGAGGCCGAGAAGGACTCCATCCGGGGCATCATCTACGCCTCCGCCAAGAAGACCTTCTTCGCGGGCGGCGACCTCAAGGACATGATCAGGATCGGCCCCGAGAACGCGCAGGCCGCGTTCGACGCCGGCACCGCGATCAAGCGGTCGCTGCGCCGCATCGAGACCCTCGGCAAGCCCGTCGTCGCGGCCATCAACGGCGCTGCCCTCGGCGGCGGTTACGAGATCGCCCTCGCCTCCCACCACCGCATCGCCCTCGACGCCCCCGGCTCCCGCATCGGCCTGCCCGAGGTCACCCTCGGCCTGCTGCCCGCAGGCGGCGGCGTCACCCGCACCGTACGCCTCATGGGCATCGCCGACGCGCTGCTCAAGGTGCTGCTCCAGGGCACCCAGTACACCCCGCAGCGCGCCCTGGAGAACGGGCTGGTCCACGAGGTCGCCACCTCCCGCGAGGAGATGCTGGAGAAGGCCCGCGCCTTCATCGACGCCAACCCCGAGTCCCAGCAGCCCTGGGACGTGAAGGGCTACCGGATCCCCGGCGGCACCCCGTCGAACCCCAAGTTCGCCGCCAACCTGCCGGCCTTCCCGTCCAACCTGAAGAAGCAGCTCGCCGGTGCGCCCATGCCCGCGCCGCGCAACATCCTGGCCGCGGCCGTCGAGGGCTCGCAGGTCGACTTCGAGACCGCGCTCACCATCGAGGCCCGCTACTTCACCGAGCTGGTCACCGGCCAGGTCTCGAAGAACATGATCCAGGCGTTCTTCTTCGACCTCCAGGCCGTCAACTCCGGCGCCAGCCGCCCCAAGGGCATCGAGGAGCGTCAGGTCCGCAAGGTCGCCGTCCTCGGCGCCGGGATGATGGGTGCGGGCATCGCGTACTCCTGCGCCCGGGCCGGCATCGACGTCGTCCTCAAGGACGTCTCCACGGAGGCCGCCGCGAAGGGCAAGGCGTACAGCGAGAAGCTGCTCGACAAGGCGCTCTCCCGGGGCCGTACGACCGAGGCCAAGCGGGACGAGCTGCTGGCCCGCATCACCCCGACCGGCGACCCGGCCGACCTCGCGGGCTGCGACGCCGTCATCGAGGCCGTCTTCGAGGACACCGCGCTCAAGCACAAGGTGTTCCAGGAGATCCAGGACATCATCGAGCCGGACGCCCTGCTCTGCTCCAACACCTCCACGCTGCCCATCACGGTTCTGGCCGAAGGGGTCTCGCGCCCCGTCGACTTCATCGGGCTGCACTTCTTCTCGCCCGTCGACAAGATGCCGCTGGTCGAGATCATCAAGGGCGAGAAGACCGGTGACGAGGCTCTGGCCCGCGCCTTCGACCTCGTCCGCCGCATCAAGAAGACGCCGATCGTCGTCAACGACTCACGCGGCTTCTTCACCTCGCGCGTCATCGGCCAGTTCATCAACGAGGGCGTCGCCATGGTCGGCGAGGGCGTCGAGCCGGCCTCCGTCGAGCAGGCCGCCGCCCAGGCGGGCTACCCGGCCAAGGTGCTCTCCCTGATGGACGAGCTGACGCTCACCCTGCCCCGCAAGATCCGCAACGAGACCCGCAAGGCCGTCGAGGAGGCGGGTGGCAGCTGGGCCGCCCACCCCGCGGACGTGGTCATCGACCGGATGGTCGACGAGTTCGGCCGCCCCGGCCGCAGCGGCGGCGGCGGCTTCTACGAGTACGACGAGAACGGCAGGCGCACCCGCCTGTGGCCCGGGCTGCGCGAGCATTTCGGGGGTTTTGGGGGTCGCTCCCCGGGTGGGCACAGCACGAAGCCGGACACGGACATCTCCTTCACCGACATGCAGGAGCGGATGCTCTTCTCCGAGGCCCTGGACAGTGTCCGCTGCCTGGAGGAGAACGTCCTGATCACCGTCGCCGACGCCAACATCGGCTCCATCATGGGCATCGGCTTCCCCGCATGGACCGGCGGCGTGCTCCAGTACATCAACGGTTACGAGGGCGGCCTGCCCGGCTTCGTGGCCCGCAGCCGGGAACTCGCCGAACGGTACGGGGACCGGTTCCTGCCGCCCGCGCTGCTCGTGGAGAAGGCGGAGAAGGGCGAGACCTTCCACGACTGA
- a CDS encoding acetyl-CoA C-acetyltransferase — MSTEAFVYDAIRTPRGRGKANGALHGTKPIDLVVGLIHELRGRFPGLDPAAIDDIVLGVVSPLGDQGSDIARVAAIAAGLPDTVAGVQENRFCASGLEAVNLAAAKVRSGWEDLILAGGVESMSRVPMGSDGGAWAMDPMTNYETGFAPQGIGADLIATIEGFSRRDVDEFAALSQERAAEAWKDNRFARSVVPVKDRNGLVVLDHDEHMRPGTTADSLAALKPSFAAIGEMGGFDAVALQKYHWVEKIDHVHHAGNSSGIVDGAALVAIGSKEIGERYGLTPRARIVSAAVSGSEPTIMLTGPAPATRKALAKAGLTIDDIDLVEINEAFAGVVLRFACDMGLSLDKINVNGGAIALGHPLGATGAMILGTLIDELERQDKRYGLATLCVGGGMGIATVIERL, encoded by the coding sequence TTGAGTACCGAAGCATTCGTCTACGACGCGATCCGCACCCCGCGCGGCCGCGGCAAGGCCAACGGGGCCCTGCACGGCACCAAGCCGATCGACCTCGTCGTCGGACTGATCCACGAGCTCCGGGGCCGCTTCCCGGGACTGGACCCGGCAGCCATCGACGACATCGTCCTCGGCGTGGTCAGCCCGCTCGGCGACCAGGGGTCCGACATCGCGCGCGTCGCCGCGATCGCGGCCGGACTTCCCGACACCGTCGCCGGAGTCCAGGAGAACCGCTTCTGTGCCTCCGGCCTGGAGGCCGTCAACCTGGCGGCGGCCAAGGTCCGTTCGGGCTGGGAGGACCTCATCCTCGCGGGCGGCGTCGAGTCGATGTCCCGTGTCCCGATGGGCTCCGACGGCGGCGCCTGGGCGATGGACCCGATGACGAACTACGAGACCGGGTTCGCACCGCAGGGCATCGGCGCCGACCTCATCGCGACCATCGAGGGCTTCTCGCGCCGCGACGTCGACGAGTTCGCCGCACTGTCGCAGGAGCGGGCCGCCGAGGCGTGGAAGGACAACCGCTTCGCGCGTTCCGTCGTCCCCGTCAAGGACCGCAACGGCCTCGTCGTCCTCGACCACGACGAGCACATGCGCCCCGGCACCACCGCCGACTCCCTCGCCGCGCTCAAGCCGTCGTTCGCGGCGATCGGCGAGATGGGCGGCTTCGACGCGGTGGCGCTGCAGAAGTACCACTGGGTGGAGAAGATCGACCACGTCCACCACGCGGGCAACTCCTCCGGCATCGTCGACGGCGCCGCCCTCGTCGCGATCGGCTCGAAGGAGATCGGCGAGCGCTACGGACTCACCCCGCGCGCCCGGATCGTCTCCGCCGCCGTCTCCGGCTCCGAGCCCACCATCATGCTCACCGGCCCCGCACCCGCCACCCGCAAGGCGCTCGCCAAGGCCGGGCTGACCATCGACGACATCGACCTCGTCGAGATCAACGAGGCATTCGCCGGCGTCGTCCTGCGCTTCGCCTGTGACATGGGGCTCTCGCTCGACAAGATCAACGTCAACGGCGGCGCCATCGCGCTCGGCCACCCGCTCGGCGCCACCGGCGCGATGATCCTCGGCACGCTCATCGACGAACTGGAGCGTCAGGACAAGCGCTACGGCCTCGCCACCCTCTGCGTGGGCGGCGGCATGGGCATCGCCACCGTCATCGAGCGTCTCTGA